DNA from Pajaroellobacter abortibovis:
AATCCAAAGAGTAGAGAGTAGAGTAGAAAGGATAACCATGGTTCTTACCCCCTCTTCGATGCTTCCACTTGGCACACAAGCACCTTTTTTTTCACTTCTCGAGGTTGTGAGTGGCCGCACTGTCTCGCTTCATGATTTTGCGTCTGCTAAGGGGCTATTGGTCATGTTTATTTGTCGCCACTGCCCTTATGTGAAACATATTCAGGATGAGCTTGCTTGTTTGGGACGGGATTATCAGCACAGCAGTTGCAGCATTGTGGCGATCAGTTCCAACGATGCGTCGATATATCCGGAAGACAGCCCTTCTAGCCTTAAGGAAATGGCTGAAGAGCTTCAATTTGTTTTCCCCCTTTGTTATGATGAAACTCAGGAAGTAGCCAAAGCCTATCAAGCTGCGTGCACGCCTGATTTTTTCCTCTTTGATGACCAGCGCAAGCTTGTCTACAGAGGCCAACTGGACGATAGCCGACCAAACAGCAGTCAACTTCCTACAGGAAAAGACCTGCGAGCAGCAATCGAAGCAATGCTAGCGGGGAGATCCGTACCCGAACTCCAAAAGCCGAGCATTGGATGCAATATCAAGTGGAAGTCGAAATAGCGCCCAATTTAGACCTAAGTGAAAGGGTGAAATACTAAGCACCTTCACTAGGGAATGCTCCTAATCCAAATGATTCAACAGGAAAAACGTCTGATCTTGATCAGTAAGCTACGCTTCCCTCACGAAACCTTCAACAAGCGATGATTAAGCCCGATGCGACCCCCTTTACACAGATGGAAAATAAACGATGAAAAATAAACAAAGTGCCTCATTGAAAAAGTTTTTAAACAAAAGCATAACATAAAAAAATGGAAGCGGGGATTGCAGGAGCAGGAATTGTAGGACGTTTGTTGGCTTTCTCTCTCCTTCACGCAGGCTGGAAGGTATCTCTGTTCGATCAAGATACAAAGGAAGGTCGAAAGAGCTGTAGTGGTGTGGCTGCGGGGCTCCTCACCCCCTTTTCAGAGTTAGATAAATCGCCTACTTCCGTTGCCAAACTGGGGTGGGTTGCCATTCAACAAGATTGGCCTGAAATTCTGTCCCTCTTGTCCTGTCCTGTTTTGTTACGAAAAGGGGGGAGCCTTGTTGTAGCACATCCCAGGGATCAGGTTGAATTTCCTCTATTTCTGCGGAGGCTTGCTTCTCGCTGGAGCCCTGAGTGTTATCAGCAACTCGACAAGGAGGCATTACATCAGCTCGAACCTGCCTTGTCTCGATTCCAAGGAGCGTGTTACTTTCCTGAGGAAGCATCCATCGATACGCAAGCTGTTTTTCAGAGATTAGGCCATTACCTAACGGAGCACGGTGTAGAATGGCATTCGAACACTCCAGTACAGTCAGTAGATTCAGGTCAAATTGTGCTTAACGAGGGCCTTTTTGAGTGCGATATGGCCTTTGATTGCAGAGGACTGGGAGGACGTGCTTCCTTCGAACAATTGAGAGGTGTGCGGGGAGAGCTTGCCATTGTATCCGCTCCTGATGTTTCTCTTCAGCATATTTTACGCCTATTGCATCCACGAATCAGCCTATACATTGTACCTTGCCCTCCCTTTCGGTATATCATTGGGGCGAGCGAAATTGAGTCGGAGGATTTCAGTGAAATATCCATTCGCACGCTTCTAGAATTGTTGACGGCTGCCTATTCAGTCCACCCCGGTTTCGGAGAAGCGCGTATTCTCGCTACGAGGACACAATGCCGCCCTACCTTACCTCACTCTATCCCTCAAATTAAATGGAAACAAAATTTTCTTGCTATCAATGGTCTCTACCGTTATGGTTACTTACTGTCTCCAACTTTAGTAAAAGATGTTATGCAGTTCCTAAAAGATGGGATGGGTGCTGTGCAATATCCAGAATACTGGAAGGAGCAGTAGGAGTGGAGATTATTGTTAACGGAGAGTCACAAATGCTCAAGGAAGGCTGTTACCTTCGAGAGCTACTTGCGCAGCAAGGGTGGGAAGATCACCATTTTGCAGTATCTATCAATGGAAAGATCGCTCCTCGTGCTCTTTACGATACGATAGAACTTAAGGAGGGCGATTCCATTGATTTCATTCTCCCTATGCAAGGAGGGTAGTGATGTGGGAGGTCGGTGATCGGCAACTCACGAGCCGCTTCTTTTTAGGGACAGCCAACTACCCCTCGCTTGATATCCTGCAACAAGCGATCCAAGAAGCGCACGCGGAGGTGATTACTGTCTCTCTCAAGCGGCAACATCCAAGTGGGAAAGGAGGGCAGAAGTTCTGGGATATCCTTCGAGCTGTAGGTTGTCATCTCTTACCTAACACTGCAGGCTGTCGAACTGCTGATGACGCCATGACGATGGCAGAATATGCGCGGGAACTCTTTCAAACTTCGTGGATTAAGCTAGAGGTCATCGGAGATGAAGATACTCTGCAGCCCGATCCGTTTGAACTGGTCAAAGCAGCAGAAGTTTTAATAGCCAAAGGGTTCTATGTTTTTCCTTATTGCACGGAAGATTTAGTGCTTTGCCAGCGTCTTGTCGAGTGTGGTTGCCAGGTATTGATGCCATGGGCTTCCCCGATCGGATCGGGAAGGGGGCTATTGAATCTCTATCACTTGCAAACCCTACGAAGCCGTTTCTCGAACACAACTATCATCATTGATGCTGGGATTGGGCGACCTTCGCATGCAGCGCTTGCCATGGAGTTAGGATTTGATGCTGTGTTGCTGAACACGGCAGTTGCTCAGGCCCAGTATCCAGTCAAAATGGCACAGGCTTTTCGAAATGCCATTGTTGCAGGTCGTATAGGATATGAAGCAGGAATCATCCACGAAAAAACGATGGCGTATCCAAGCACCCCATTACTTGATACTCCCTTTTGGCAAGCCACAATTCAACAACACAAAGTGTGAGGAATAGAAGTTGAGCTATAGGAAAGGAGGTTGATGGTTTGGGTGCGTTATCTTTTGCAGAGGTTGGTCCTGAGCCTTTAGGCCTTTATCCGATTGTTCATACACTGGAGTGGGTTAAGCGCTTGGTCCCGACAGGTATCACAACCCTGCAGCTCCGCATGAAGGGATGCTCGCCTTCTCTTGTCGCAAGCACGCTCCCTCAGGCAATTGAAGTTGCCCGTCTTTTCAGGGTAAGGTTATTCATCAATGATGAATGGGCTCTTGCTGTTCAGTATAAGGCTTATGGAGTCCATTTAGGTCAAGAGGATCTACAGCATGCAAACCTCTCTGTGATCCGCGAAGCAGGGTTGCGACTTGGTATCAGTACACATTCAGATGCAGAGATCCAAAAAGCGTTTGCTATTGAACCCTCCTATATTGCTTTTGGTGCTATCTTTCCTACCTCTACTAAACCTATGGCGACAGCTCCTCAGGGAATTGATATGTTAATGCGAGTGAGGGAAAAGATCCCTCTCCCTCTTGTAGCCATTGGAGGTATTAATCTATCCAATATAGATTGGATTTTGCAAACTCAGGTCGATGGCATTGCGATGATCTCGGCCATTACTCAAGCGGAAGATCCCATAGCTACCACCCATTTGTTCTTAGAACGAATTGCTCAACGAACATGTCCTCCTCATTTTCAGCCGAAGAGCTCCTTCAATACTCCCAGCATTTCAAATTAAAGGAAATTGGGGAGGATGGGCAGGCTAAGTTAAAACAAGCGCGTGTGCTATGTATCGGTGCAGGGGGGCTGGGTTCCCCCTTATTGCTCTATTTGGCAGCAGCAGGTGTAGGTACCTTAGGTGTTCTCGATGAGGATAGGGTAGAATTGAGTAATCTGCCGCGGCAGATACTGTTCCCTTTCGCATCCTCGCGCCAGAAAAAGGTACATGTTATTCAACGTCGGTTAAGGTCGATCAATCCTCATGTATGTGTTCATGGGTACGCGGAACGTCTGACCTTGGCAAATGCAGAGCAATGGATTCAAGCCTATGATATCGTTGCGGACTGTACGGATAACTTTGAGACTCACTACCTTGTTAATGACGTCTGTTTTTATCTGAATAAGCCTTATGTTTCTGCAAGTATTGCAGAAACCAAAGGTCAAATTTCCTCTTTTCTTGATCAAGAGGGCCCTTGCCTCCGTTGTCTGTTCCCTTATCACCCAACCTTCGATTCCGTTCCGAATTGTACAGCAACAGGTGTTTTCAATGTCCTACCCGGTTTGTTGGGCATTATACAAGCGACTGAAATCATGAAATGGATCCTTGGAGTTGGGCACTTGCTTTGTGGCCGTTTATTGACTGTCAATATCCTTAATATGCGATTTAATGAATTTTTTTTTGGACAGAATCCAAATTGTGAACTGTGTGTTCATCGGCATTCACTAGAACAATTGATAAGACCGAGCTCTTTTCCAGCAACCATCCATTCCATTAGGCACCGTGCAATCACAGCTAAAGAATTAAAAAAGCGTTTAGAGAATCGAGCGCCTCTCTTCCTTTTGGATGTCCGGACTCCTGAGGAACATCAAGTAGATCCTCTTGGAGGCTATCTGATTCCTTTGGATGAGTTGTCCTATCGGCTGCAAGAAGTAGATACAACCATCCCGGTGATTGTTTACTGTCGATCGGGGGCTAGAAGCCAAAAAGCTGTAGAACTTCTTCTTCAACGCCAAAGAAAAGGAGAAGGTGAGATCTATTTCCTGACGGGAGGTCTCATGGCTTGGTACGAGGAGAGTAGAAACAGAGCTAGCTGGTGTCTGGGTTTAAACAACAGGAGTTAGCCATGCTTAGAAATTTCCTCAGGAGGGTTGTGAGTGGGAGAAGGAGTATTGTGATTCATCACGATTTGTTGGAGCAGACAGGTAATGCGCTTTCCAAAGAAGTTGGGATCCTCGACTTTTCCTCCTTCCATCAGAAGTGCTTGATCGTACAGGATGGAGATCCACTCTTGGAGTAAGTTTGAGTTGGGGTCGCGCTGATAAAAGTCTTGGAGAGCTGTTACGAGAGGGTGGGTCGGGTTGATCTCGAGGATCCGTTGGGAAGTAGGAATTTCCTTATGCCGAGCACGCAGAAGTTGCTCAACGAAAGCGTGAGGTTTCCCCTGAGGGACAACAAGACAACACGGGGAGTCAGTCAGCCGATCGGAAAGCTTTACCTGTGAAATTTTATGCTTGAGAGAGGTCTGTATCAACGATAAAAACCCCTGCAATTCCTGGGATGGAGGAGGGGGAGAAAATTCACTCGTTTCTTTCGGATCTAGCATTAATTCAGCGCGCATAGCAGATACGAGCGGCTTCCCCTCGAATTCGTGCAAGCTTTCGGTAGCCCACTCATCGATAGGATCAGTCATATATAGCACTTCGTACCCGCGGCTTTGTAGGGCTTCAATATAAGGGCTTGAAGTCAGCGCTTGCTCGGATTCTCCTAATACATAATAAACAGCTGGTTGACGCAAAGGCATCCGCGCTACGTATTGAGTGAGGGAGATCCACCCATCTGATTTGGAACTACGGTAGCGGAGTAACCGAGCAATCCGATTTTTGTGCTCCCAGCTCATCGTAAGCCCTTCTTTTAAAATAGCGCCGAACTGCTTCCAGAAGAGAAGATAATTTTCATTTTGTTCCTGAGCCAGTTCCTCCAATAATTCGAGCGATTTTTTCGTTACCTGTTTTTGGATCGATTGGACAATAGTCGAGTCTTGCAGTGTTTCTCGGGAGACGTTGAGAGGAAGGTCATCGGAATCTAGTATCCCCCGAATAAATCGAAGCCATGGCGGTATCAACTCTTCACAGTTGTCCATGACAAAAACACGGTTTACGAAGAGACGGATCCCTTTTCGCGTGGGTTCTACCTCAAAGAGTGGGGCGTGCTTGGGAAAGTAAAGCAGTCCAGTAAATGACTGAGCTCCTTCGATAGTGAAGTGTGTATGTGCAAGAGGGTCTTCTGCATCTCGGGTCAGGTGTTTATAAAATTCAGTGTACTGCTCTTCTGTAATATGGCTGCGTGGTTGTTGCCATAAAGCCTTGGTCTGGTTGACTATTTCCCAATCGCGTATTTTTTCTCTTGTGTCGCCAGGGTAGAAGGTCCCTACTTTAATGGGATAATTAACGAAATCAGAATACCGCTTGATCAGATCGCGTATTTTCCCTTCTTCTAGCCACTGTTGCTGATCGGGCTTGAGGTGCAGTATGATGGAAGTCCCTCGTTCTTGACGCTCTGCTCCTTCTATGGTGAAATCGTTTTGGGCATCGGAGGACCAGCAAAAAGCTTTCTCCTGACCTGCCTTGTGGCTGATCACATCAACCCGGTTGGCTACAAGATAGGCGCTGTAAAATCCCACTCCAAATTGTCCAATTAGGTTGGCCCTTCCTTCCCCTTTTTCCTGAATCATTTTGAGGAAGGAGCGCGTTCCTGAATGAGCGAGTGTGCCTAGATTCTCGGCCAGCTCTTTTTCATCCATCCCTATCCCTGTGTCTTCGATGGTCAGCGTGCACTCGGCTGGGTTGAGGATCAAGCGAATTTCGAGGGTGGAGTTTTCTCCCAGGAGGGTTGCATCTGTCAGTCCTTGGAAACGGAGCTTATCGAGAGCATCTGCTGCGTTTGAGATCAGTTCTCGGAGGAATACCTCTTTATGGCTATAGAGAGAATGAACCAAAAGATGCAACAGCTGATGGATCTCTGCTTGAAAAGAGAAGGTCTTTTTTTCTTGGAGAGAAGTGCTCATGATCGGTTGGTTGCTCCTGTATTAGAGGGATGAAGAAAACTCATCAGTCGAAAGGACTTATTTTTTTCAATATCTTCACTTTGTGGTGAGAAGCAAGAGTCCAAGCGGAAAGTTTGTATAGAATTCGAGCCCCTACGTTTGCATCCCACTCGTCTTGAGAAGGAAGAGGGGGAGGGGATACTTCGGTGAGATCAAACCCCACGATACGCCTTCCTGAATGGACGAGGGCAGCCAGTAAATAGACTGCTTCTTGAAAACTCAATCCTCCCGGTACGGGGGTTCCGGTATGGGGGCAGAGAGAGGGATCGAGCACATCAATGTCGAAGGATATCCAGACCTGCTCCGGAAGAGGAGAGAGCACGCAAGAAGCGATCTCGCCCCACAAAGTTCCTTTGAATTTTTCTAGGTTGAGATGATAGGCATCGAACACATACACGCGTTCTGGCTGGCTTTGAGCGTAGGTTGCTTCTTCTTCTCCAGCATCTCGGATCCCCACTTGTACGATCTTGTTCACTTGAGGAATGTGTTTGAGCACGTTGTACATGATAGAGGCATGGGACCATTGAAACCCTTCGTAGTTGGCCCGTAGGTCGAAGTGTGCATCGAGGTGTAGAATTCCAAAAGAAGTATAATACTCTGCTGCAGCTTGGATCGCTCCAAACGAAACGGAATGCTCCCCTCCAACAATTCCTGGGAGCTGATTTCGGTAGAGGATCTCTTTCGTCTTTGAGTAGACATGATGGTTCAGTTGGTTTCCGAGTCGATTGGTGGTATCGAGTGAAGAGAGGGCAAGTGCATTGGAAGAAGTTCGATCGGGGAGCTTCCTGATAGCTTCCACATGCTGCTTAGCGATGTGATTCCATTCGTGGACCTCAGGAGATTCGGGTAACATATAAAGCCCAGCTTCGTAAGGCCGTTCCACCTCTAAGTCATAGAGATCAACTTGGTGGCTCGCTTCGAGAATAGCCATGGGACCTCGAGAAGTCCCACCCCCGTAGGAAGTTGTGGCCTCCCATGGAACAGGTAAGTAGATGAGTGAAGATTCTGTTTGGGAAAAAGGGAGCCCAAAAATGCCTGAGGAAGGTGGGGTAGGAGCATTGGGATCAAAAGAGAGATTCATGGTGTCTTCCTTGAATAGCCTTGAATGAAAAGCAAGGAATATGCCTCATTCAACGGTCATTTTGTCATGGGGTGTTTCCAGCTGCATCTCATTGAAGAGTTATGAGTATATAGATGACTTTGTGAATATGGGAGCATGAATGGATAGACGCTTACTCTTCTTTCAACTGCATCGTTTTATTTCGATGCTGGCGATACATATCCAGTCGATGGTTGTAGGTTGGCAAATCTAAGCTACAAGCGTGTCG
Protein-coding regions in this window:
- a CDS encoding thioredoxin family protein; the protein is MVLTPSSMLPLGTQAPFFSLLEVVSGRTVSLHDFASAKGLLVMFICRHCPYVKHIQDELACLGRDYQHSSCSIVAISSNDASIYPEDSPSSLKEMAEELQFVFPLCYDETQEVAKAYQAACTPDFFLFDDQRKLVYRGQLDDSRPNSSQLPTGKDLRAAIEAMLAGRSVPELQKPSIGCNIKWKSK
- a CDS encoding FAD-dependent oxidoreductase, with product MEAGIAGAGIVGRLLAFSLLHAGWKVSLFDQDTKEGRKSCSGVAAGLLTPFSELDKSPTSVAKLGWVAIQQDWPEILSLLSCPVLLRKGGSLVVAHPRDQVEFPLFLRRLASRWSPECYQQLDKEALHQLEPALSRFQGACYFPEEASIDTQAVFQRLGHYLTEHGVEWHSNTPVQSVDSGQIVLNEGLFECDMAFDCRGLGGRASFEQLRGVRGELAIVSAPDVSLQHILRLLHPRISLYIVPCPPFRYIIGASEIESEDFSEISIRTLLELLTAAYSVHPGFGEARILATRTQCRPTLPHSIPQIKWKQNFLAINGLYRYGYLLSPTLVKDVMQFLKDGMGAVQYPEYWKEQ
- the thiS gene encoding sulfur carrier protein ThiS, producing the protein MEIIVNGESQMLKEGCYLRELLAQQGWEDHHFAVSINGKIAPRALYDTIELKEGDSIDFILPMQGG
- a CDS encoding thiazole synthase produces the protein MWEVGDRQLTSRFFLGTANYPSLDILQQAIQEAHAEVITVSLKRQHPSGKGGQKFWDILRAVGCHLLPNTAGCRTADDAMTMAEYARELFQTSWIKLEVIGDEDTLQPDPFELVKAAEVLIAKGFYVFPYCTEDLVLCQRLVECGCQVLMPWASPIGSGRGLLNLYHLQTLRSRFSNTTIIIDAGIGRPSHAALAMELGFDAVLLNTAVAQAQYPVKMAQAFRNAIVAGRIGYEAGIIHEKTMAYPSTPLLDTPFWQATIQQHKV
- the thiE gene encoding thiamine phosphate synthase; the protein is MGALSFAEVGPEPLGLYPIVHTLEWVKRLVPTGITTLQLRMKGCSPSLVASTLPQAIEVARLFRVRLFINDEWALAVQYKAYGVHLGQEDLQHANLSVIREAGLRLGISTHSDAEIQKAFAIEPSYIAFGAIFPTSTKPMATAPQGIDMLMRVREKIPLPLVAIGGINLSNIDWILQTQVDGIAMISAITQAEDPIATTHLFLERIAQRTCPPHFQPKSSFNTPSISN
- a CDS encoding HesA/MoeB/ThiF family protein — its product is MSSSFSAEELLQYSQHFKLKEIGEDGQAKLKQARVLCIGAGGLGSPLLLYLAAAGVGTLGVLDEDRVELSNLPRQILFPFASSRQKKVHVIQRRLRSINPHVCVHGYAERLTLANAEQWIQAYDIVADCTDNFETHYLVNDVCFYLNKPYVSASIAETKGQISSFLDQEGPCLRCLFPYHPTFDSVPNCTATGVFNVLPGLLGIIQATEIMKWILGVGHLLCGRLLTVNILNMRFNEFFFGQNPNCELCVHRHSLEQLIRPSSFPATIHSIRHRAITAKELKKRLENRAPLFLLDVRTPEEHQVDPLGGYLIPLDELSYRLQEVDTTIPVIVYCRSGARSQKAVELLLQRQRKGEGEIYFLTGGLMAWYEESRNRASWCLGLNNRS
- the htpG gene encoding molecular chaperone HtpG; this encodes MSTSLQEKKTFSFQAEIHQLLHLLVHSLYSHKEVFLRELISNAADALDKLRFQGLTDATLLGENSTLEIRLILNPAECTLTIEDTGIGMDEKELAENLGTLAHSGTRSFLKMIQEKGEGRANLIGQFGVGFYSAYLVANRVDVISHKAGQEKAFCWSSDAQNDFTIEGAERQERGTSIILHLKPDQQQWLEEGKIRDLIKRYSDFVNYPIKVGTFYPGDTREKIRDWEIVNQTKALWQQPRSHITEEQYTEFYKHLTRDAEDPLAHTHFTIEGAQSFTGLLYFPKHAPLFEVEPTRKGIRLFVNRVFVMDNCEELIPPWLRFIRGILDSDDLPLNVSRETLQDSTIVQSIQKQVTKKSLELLEELAQEQNENYLLFWKQFGAILKEGLTMSWEHKNRIARLLRYRSSKSDGWISLTQYVARMPLRQPAVYYVLGESEQALTSSPYIEALQSRGYEVLYMTDPIDEWATESLHEFEGKPLVSAMRAELMLDPKETSEFSPPPPSQELQGFLSLIQTSLKHKISQVKLSDRLTDSPCCLVVPQGKPHAFVEQLLRARHKEIPTSQRILEINPTHPLVTALQDFYQRDPNSNLLQEWISILYDQALLMEGGKVEDPNFFGKRITCLLQQIVMNHNTPSPTHNPPEEISKHG
- a CDS encoding agmatinase family protein is translated as MNLSFDPNAPTPPSSGIFGLPFSQTESSLIYLPVPWEATTSYGGGTSRGPMAILEASHQVDLYDLEVERPYEAGLYMLPESPEVHEWNHIAKQHVEAIRKLPDRTSSNALALSSLDTTNRLGNQLNHHVYSKTKEILYRNQLPGIVGGEHSVSFGAIQAAAEYYTSFGILHLDAHFDLRANYEGFQWSHASIMYNVLKHIPQVNKIVQVGIRDAGEEEATYAQSQPERVYVFDAYHLNLEKFKGTLWGEIASCVLSPLPEQVWISFDIDVLDPSLCPHTGTPVPGGLSFQEAVYLLAALVHSGRRIVGFDLTEVSPPPLPSQDEWDANVGARILYKLSAWTLASHHKVKILKKISPFD